One segment of Pseudomonas asgharzadehiana DNA contains the following:
- a CDS encoding response regulator codes for MLRRMGIKGRVLLLTLLPTSLMALLLGGYFTWMQLSELQTQLLQRGEMIAEQLAPLVAPALSSKNTDLLERIATQSLEQPDVRAVSFLAPDRAPLAHAGPTMLNQPPVGNSSHLLQRTGNDATRYLMPVFGRHRNLAGDWIPDEADRLLGWVEVELSHNGMLLRGYRSLFASLLLIAIGLIFTAALALRISRTINSPLGLIKQAVAQLKDGNLETRLPALGSQELDQLASGINRMAETLQNAREELQHSVDQATEDVRQNLETIEIQNIELDLARKEALEASRIKSEFLANMSHEIRTPLNGILGFTHLLQKSELTPRQLDYLGTIEKSADNLLGIINEILDFSKIEAGKLVLDSIPFNLRDLLQDTLTILAPAAHAKQLELVSLVYRDTPLALVGDPLRLKQILTNLISNAIKFTREGTIVARAMIEDQQEDSVQLRISVQDTGIGLSSQDVRALFQAFSQADNSLSRQPGGTGLGLVISKRLIEQMGGEIGVDSTPGEGSEFWISLSLPKTRDDVEDLPCAPLLGHRVAVLENHELARQALQHQLEDCGLEVTPFNTLESLTNGITSAHQTEQAIDLAVLGVTANDIPPERLNQHLWDLEHLGCKVLILCPTTEQMLFNQSVPNPNSQLQAKPACTRKLRRALADLISPRPSRNEPGEPLASRAPRVLCVDDNPANLLLVQTLLEDMGAKVRAVESGYAAVDAVKQDTYDLVLMDVQMPGMDGRQSTEAIRQWESERHGTPLPVVALTAHAMANEKRALLQSGMDDYLTKPISERQLAQVVLKWTGLALRNQGPERATEGLGPGVQLPVLDHEEGLRLAAGKADLAADMLAMLLASLEADREAINVARAASDNLALIERVHRLHGATRYCGVPQLRAACQRAETLLKQDDAKAMSALDELEMAIARLASEARISA; via the coding sequence TATTACCGACCAGCCTGATGGCCTTGCTGTTGGGCGGGTATTTCACCTGGATGCAGCTCTCGGAGTTGCAGACCCAACTGCTGCAACGTGGCGAAATGATCGCCGAGCAATTGGCGCCCCTGGTGGCGCCTGCCTTGAGCAGCAAAAACACCGACCTGCTGGAGCGCATCGCCACCCAATCGCTGGAACAACCGGACGTACGCGCCGTGTCCTTCCTTGCGCCAGACCGCGCGCCCCTCGCCCACGCCGGCCCGACCATGCTCAACCAGCCGCCGGTCGGCAACAGTTCGCATCTGTTGCAGCGCACCGGCAACGACGCCACTCGCTATCTCATGCCGGTATTTGGCCGCCACCGCAACCTGGCGGGCGACTGGATTCCCGATGAGGCCGACCGCCTGCTGGGCTGGGTCGAGGTGGAGCTGTCCCATAACGGCATGTTGCTGCGCGGCTATCGCAGCCTGTTCGCCAGCCTGTTGCTGATTGCCATCGGCCTGATTTTTACCGCGGCCCTGGCGTTGCGTATCAGCCGCACCATCAACTCGCCGCTTGGCTTGATCAAACAAGCCGTGGCTCAACTCAAGGACGGCAACCTGGAAACCCGCTTGCCCGCCTTGGGCAGCCAGGAGCTGGATCAACTCGCTTCGGGCATCAACCGCATGGCCGAAACCCTGCAAAACGCCCGGGAAGAACTGCAACACAGCGTCGACCAGGCCACCGAAGACGTGCGCCAGAACCTGGAAACCATCGAAATCCAAAACATCGAGCTGGACCTGGCACGCAAGGAGGCCCTGGAGGCCAGCCGTATCAAATCGGAGTTCCTGGCCAATATGAGCCACGAAATCCGCACACCGCTCAACGGCATCCTGGGCTTTACCCACTTGCTGCAAAAAAGCGAACTCACACCGCGCCAACTCGACTACCTGGGCACCATCGAAAAATCCGCCGATAACCTGCTAGGCATCATCAACGAGATCCTCGACTTCTCGAAGATCGAGGCCGGCAAGCTGGTGCTCGACAGCATCCCGTTCAACCTGCGCGATTTGTTGCAAGACACCCTGACCATCCTCGCCCCCGCCGCGCACGCCAAGCAGTTGGAACTGGTGAGCCTGGTCTACCGCGACACGCCGCTGGCCTTGGTGGGCGACCCGCTGCGGCTCAAGCAGATCCTCACCAACCTGATCAGCAATGCGATCAAGTTCACCCGCGAGGGCACTATCGTGGCCCGCGCGATGATCGAGGACCAACAGGAAGACAGCGTACAACTGCGCATCAGCGTGCAGGACACGGGCATCGGCCTGTCCAGCCAGGACGTGCGCGCGCTGTTCCAGGCATTCAGCCAGGCCGACAACTCGCTGTCGCGCCAGCCGGGCGGCACCGGGCTGGGCCTGGTGATTTCCAAGCGTTTGATCGAACAGATGGGCGGTGAAATCGGCGTCGACAGTACGCCGGGCGAAGGCTCGGAGTTCTGGATCAGCCTGAGCCTGCCCAAGACCCGCGATGATGTCGAAGACCTGCCTTGCGCGCCGCTGCTGGGCCATCGCGTGGCCGTGCTGGAAAACCATGAGCTGGCACGCCAGGCCTTACAGCATCAGTTGGAAGACTGCGGCCTTGAAGTCACGCCGTTCAATACCCTGGAAAGCCTGACCAACGGCATCACCAGCGCCCATCAGACCGAGCAGGCCATTGACCTGGCAGTGCTCGGCGTGACCGCCAACGACATTCCGCCCGAGCGCCTCAACCAACATCTGTGGGACTTGGAGCACCTGGGCTGCAAAGTGCTGATCCTGTGCCCGACCACCGAACAGATGCTGTTCAACCAATCGGTGCCCAACCCCAATAGCCAGTTGCAGGCCAAGCCGGCGTGCACCCGCAAGCTGCGCCGGGCGCTGGCCGACCTGATCAGCCCGCGCCCGTCGCGCAACGAACCGGGCGAGCCGCTGGCCAGCCGTGCGCCGCGCGTGCTGTGTGTGGACGACAACCCGGCGAACTTGCTGCTGGTGCAAACACTGCTTGAAGACATGGGCGCGAAGGTGCGCGCGGTAGAAAGCGGCTATGCAGCGGTCGACGCGGTAAAACAGGACACCTACGACCTGGTGTTGATGGACGTGCAAATGCCCGGCATGGACGGACGCCAAAGCACCGAGGCGATTCGCCAGTGGGAAAGCGAACGCCACGGCACGCCATTACCGGTAGTCGCCTTGACGGCCCACGCCATGGCCAATGAAAAACGGGCCTTGCTGCAAAGCGGCATGGACGATTACCTGACCAAACCCATCAGCGAACGGCAACTGGCGCAGGTGGTGCTGAAATGGACGGGCCTGGCCCTGCGTAATCAAGGGCCGGAGCGCGCCACGGAAGGCCTCGGCCCGGGCGTGCAACTGCCGGTGCTGGACCATGAGGAAGGGTTGCGCCTGGCCGCCGGCAAGGCTGACCTGGCGGCGGATATGCTCGCCATGTTGCTGGCCTCGCTGGAAGCCGATCGCGAGGCCATCAACGTCGCCCGCGCCGCCAGTGACAACCTTGCCCTGATCGAACGCGTCCACCGCCTGCACGGCGCCACCCGCTACTGTGGCGTGCCGCAACTGCGCGCCGCCTGCCAACGTGCCGAAACCCTGCTCAAACAGGACGATGCCAAGGCCATGAGCGCGCTGGACGAATTGGAAATGGCCATCGCCCGGCTGGCCAGTGAAGCGCGGATCAGCGCCTGA
- the arsC gene encoding arsenate reductase (glutaredoxin) (This arsenate reductase requires both glutathione and glutaredoxin to convert arsenate to arsenite, after which the efflux transporter formed by ArsA and ArsB can extrude the arsenite from the cell, providing resistance.), translating into MTDLTLYHNPRCSKSRGALELLEARGLTPTVVRYLETPLNAAQIKALLAKLGLNARQLLRTGEDEYKSLNLADASLSEAQLIAAIAAHPKLMERPILETADKAVIGRPPENLLEILP; encoded by the coding sequence ATGACCGATCTGACGCTTTATCACAACCCGCGCTGCTCGAAATCCCGCGGTGCGCTCGAACTGCTCGAAGCGCGCGGCCTCACTCCCACCGTCGTGCGCTACCTGGAAACCCCACTGAACGCCGCGCAAATCAAGGCCCTGCTCGCCAAGCTCGGGCTCAACGCGCGCCAATTGCTGCGCACTGGCGAAGACGAATACAAAAGCCTCAACCTGGCCGACGCCAGCCTCAGCGAAGCGCAACTGATCGCCGCTATCGCCGCGCACCCCAAGTTGATGGAACGCCCGATCCTGGAAACCGCCGACAAGGCCGTCATTGGCCGCCCACCGGAAAACCTGCTGGAGATTCTGCCGTGA
- the ttcA gene encoding tRNA 2-thiocytidine(32) synthetase TtcA produces the protein MGTLTVNQNKLQKRLRRLAGEAVADFNMIEDGDKVMVCLSGGKDSYTMLDVLLHLQKVAPIKFEIVAVNMDQKQPGFPEHVLPAYLKALGIEYHIVEKDTYSVVKELIPEGKTTCSLCSRLRRGTLYTFADEIGATKMALGHHRDDIVETFFLNMFFNGSLKAMPPKLRADDGRNVVIRPLAYCNEKDIQAYSDLKQFPIIPCNLCGSQENLQRQVVKEMLLDWESKTPGRTDSIFRSLQNVIPSQLADRNLFDFTSLKIDETAASRFVNVVNL, from the coding sequence ATGGGCACTCTCACGGTCAACCAGAACAAACTGCAAAAACGCCTGCGCCGCCTGGCCGGTGAAGCAGTCGCCGATTTTAATATGATCGAGGATGGCGACAAGGTCATGGTTTGCCTCTCTGGCGGTAAAGACAGCTACACCATGCTCGACGTGCTGTTGCACCTGCAAAAGGTCGCGCCGATCAAGTTCGAGATCGTCGCCGTCAACATGGACCAGAAACAACCGGGCTTTCCCGAGCATGTGCTGCCGGCCTATCTGAAAGCACTGGGCATCGAGTACCACATCGTCGAAAAAGACACGTATTCGGTGGTCAAGGAGCTTATTCCGGAAGGCAAGACCACCTGCTCGCTGTGCTCGCGCCTGCGCCGTGGCACGCTCTATACGTTTGCCGACGAAATCGGCGCGACCAAGATGGCCCTGGGTCATCACCGTGACGATATCGTCGAGACCTTCTTCCTGAATATGTTCTTCAACGGCTCGCTCAAGGCCATGCCGCCCAAGCTGCGTGCCGATGACGGACGCAATGTGGTGATTCGCCCACTGGCGTATTGCAACGAGAAGGACATCCAGGCCTACTCCGACCTCAAGCAGTTCCCGATCATCCCGTGCAACCTGTGTGGCTCCCAGGAAAACCTGCAGCGCCAGGTGGTCAAAGAGATGCTGCTGGATTGGGAAAGCAAGACGCCAGGCCGTACCGACAGTATCTTTCGCAGCCTGCAGAACGTGATCCCGTCGCAGTTGGCCGACCGCAACCTGTTCGACTTCACCAGCCTGAAAATTGATGAGACCGCAGCGTCGCGTTTCGTCAATGTTGTGAACCTCTAA
- a CDS encoding DNA-3-methyladenine glycosylase I — translation MRDYKWLHEYCLNRFGSAAELDAHLPVPKTPEQLRRISDDRYLSTLALRVFRAGLKHSVVDAKWPAFEQVFFGFDPEKVVLMGAEHLERLMQDTRIIRHLGKLKSVPRNAQMILDIEQEKGSFGAFIADWPVTDIVGLWKYLSKHGHQLGGLSAPRFLRMVGKDTFVPSYDVVAALNAQKIVDKAPTSLRDLAAVQGAFNQWHAESGRPMCQLSMMLAYTVNH, via the coding sequence ATGCGCGATTACAAGTGGCTGCACGAATATTGTCTGAACCGCTTTGGTTCAGCGGCCGAGTTGGACGCCCATCTGCCTGTACCCAAGACCCCTGAGCAATTGCGCAGGATCAGTGATGACCGCTATCTGTCTACCCTGGCTTTGCGGGTATTCCGTGCGGGCTTGAAGCACAGCGTGGTGGACGCCAAATGGCCGGCGTTCGAGCAGGTGTTTTTCGGTTTCGACCCGGAAAAAGTCGTGCTGATGGGCGCCGAGCACCTTGAGCGCCTGATGCAGGACACGCGGATCATCCGGCACCTGGGCAAGCTCAAGAGCGTACCGCGCAACGCGCAGATGATCCTCGACATTGAGCAGGAGAAGGGCAGCTTCGGTGCGTTTATCGCCGACTGGCCGGTGACCGACATCGTCGGGTTGTGGAAGTACCTGAGCAAACACGGCCATCAACTGGGCGGGCTGTCGGCGCCGCGTTTCTTGCGCATGGTCGGCAAGGACACGTTCGTGCCGAGCTATGACGTAGTGGCGGCCCTGAACGCACAGAAAATCGTCGACAAGGCCCCCACCAGTCTGCGCGATTTGGCAGCGGTGCAGGGCGCGTTCAACCAGTGGCACGCCGAGAGTGGGCGGCCGATGTGCCAGTTGTCGATGATGCTGGCGTATACGGTGAATCACTGA
- a CDS encoding TlpA family protein disulfide reductase, translated as MTSRLIGALAIITTLLLSGCGNDYGVDQYGQKVAAQRLDKQWLVVNYWAEWCGPCRTEIPELNALAEQLKAQNVGVFGVNFDNVQGEELKAASDKLGIKFTVLAQNPEGIFDIPRSEALPVTYIIDDKGKVREQLMGEQTAQGVLAKLKALRG; from the coding sequence ATGACAAGTCGACTGATCGGTGCATTGGCGATCATTACAACCCTGCTGCTCAGCGGCTGCGGGAATGACTACGGTGTTGACCAGTACGGTCAGAAAGTCGCGGCCCAACGTTTGGACAAGCAATGGCTGGTGGTCAACTACTGGGCGGAGTGGTGTGGCCCGTGCCGCACGGAAATCCCTGAACTCAACGCCCTGGCCGAACAACTCAAGGCGCAGAACGTGGGGGTGTTCGGGGTCAACTTCGACAATGTGCAGGGGGAAGAGCTGAAGGCGGCCAGCGACAAACTGGGCATCAAGTTCACCGTACTGGCGCAGAACCCGGAAGGGATCTTTGATATTCCGCGCAGCGAAGCACTGCCGGTCACCTACATCATCGATGACAAAGGCAAGGTGCGTGAGCAGCTGATGGGTGAGCAGACGGCGCAGGGCGTACTGGCCAAGCTCAAGGCCTTGCGCGGTTAA
- a CDS encoding 2-hydroxyacid dehydrogenase — translation MRVILFSSQTYDRDSFLGEPLPAGLELQFQPARLNLDTVALAEHHEVVCAFINDDLSAPVLEHLARGGTGLIALRSAGYNHVDLAAAKRLGLTIVRVPAYSPHAVAEHAVALILALNRRLHRAYNRTRDGDFSLHGLTGFDLVGKTVGVVGTGQIGATFAKIMAGFGCTLLAYDPFPNPQVQALGARYVSLPELMTEAQIISLHCPLTADSKHLINAGSLAQMQPGAMLINTGRGGLVDTPALVDALKDGQLGYLGLDVYEEEAQLFFEDRSDLPLQDDVLARLLTFPNVIITAHQAFLTREALAAIAGTTLSNIAAWAGGKVQNRVEG, via the coding sequence ATGCGCGTGATTCTTTTCAGCAGCCAAACCTACGACCGCGACAGTTTTCTCGGCGAACCCTTGCCGGCGGGCCTGGAACTGCAATTCCAGCCGGCCCGGCTCAACCTCGACACCGTGGCCCTGGCCGAACACCACGAAGTGGTCTGCGCCTTTATCAACGACGACCTCAGCGCGCCGGTGCTGGAGCACCTGGCCCGGGGCGGCACCGGGCTCATCGCGCTGCGCTCGGCGGGCTATAACCATGTCGATCTGGCCGCCGCCAAACGCCTGGGCCTGACCATCGTGCGCGTACCGGCCTACTCGCCCCACGCCGTGGCCGAACACGCGGTGGCGCTGATCCTCGCCCTGAACCGCCGCCTGCACCGCGCCTACAACCGCACCCGCGACGGCGACTTCAGCCTGCACGGCCTGACCGGTTTCGACCTGGTGGGCAAGACCGTCGGCGTGGTCGGCACCGGCCAGATCGGCGCGACCTTCGCCAAGATCATGGCCGGGTTCGGCTGCACGTTGCTGGCCTACGACCCCTTCCCCAACCCACAGGTCCAAGCCCTGGGCGCGCGCTATGTCAGCCTGCCCGAGCTGATGACCGAGGCCCAAATCATCAGCCTGCATTGCCCTCTGACCGCCGACAGCAAACACCTGATCAACGCAGGTTCGCTGGCGCAGATGCAGCCCGGCGCCATGCTGATCAACACCGGCCGCGGTGGGCTGGTGGACACCCCGGCGCTGGTCGACGCGCTCAAGGACGGCCAACTCGGCTACCTGGGGCTGGATGTCTACGAAGAAGAAGCCCAGTTGTTTTTCGAGGATCGCTCCGACCTGCCCTTGCAAGATGACGTGCTCGCGCGCCTGCTCACCTTCCCCAACGTGATCATCACCGCGCACCAGGCGTTCCTTACCCGCGAAGCGCTGGCGGCGATTGCCGGCACCACGCTGAGCAACATTGCCGCATGGGCCGGCGGCAAGGTACAAAACCGCGTGGAGGGATGA
- a CDS encoding DUF2069 domain-containing protein produces the protein MARKPKVLPPQAWLEPRVKVARALSLLAFFALVGLLCVYYLFVADLHGARPWVILLIELVPLLVLAPGILVGSARGHSWMCFVVNLYFIKGALAAYDPNRQGFGVLEMLASLAVFCTALLYVRWRHQLNRRLAAASPEPQ, from the coding sequence GTGGCCAGAAAACCTAAGGTTCTGCCGCCCCAGGCGTGGCTGGAGCCGCGTGTCAAGGTTGCTCGGGCGCTGAGCCTGCTGGCGTTCTTCGCCCTGGTGGGGTTGTTGTGCGTGTATTACCTGTTTGTGGCCGACCTGCATGGCGCACGGCCGTGGGTGATCCTGCTGATCGAACTGGTGCCACTGCTGGTGCTGGCGCCGGGGATCTTGGTCGGCAGCGCACGAGGGCATTCGTGGATGTGCTTTGTGGTGAACCTGTATTTCATCAAGGGCGCGCTGGCGGCCTATGACCCGAACCGGCAGGGGTTCGGGGTGCTGGAGATGCTGGCGAGTCTGGCGGTGTTTTGTACGGCGCTGCTGTACGTACGCTGGCGGCATCAGTTGAACCGGCGGCTGGCGGCAGCCTCACCTGAGCCTCAGTGA
- a CDS encoding META domain-containing protein, with protein MKRLLLLAAIGAALNGCAGDGVKLKQDHSYVVEWIGERPLMDYAHLTVTLGADGRAYGNGGCNHWFAPYTLDGNTLTFGTLGSTRKLCGEALMEQENRFFQALRGVQRWDISPIEQTRFWPAEGKPIRLWLEEG; from the coding sequence ATGAAACGCTTGCTGCTGCTCGCCGCCATCGGGGCTGCCCTGAATGGCTGCGCCGGTGACGGGGTAAAACTCAAGCAAGATCACAGCTACGTGGTGGAGTGGATCGGTGAGCGGCCATTGATGGATTACGCGCACCTGACCGTGACCCTCGGCGCCGATGGTCGCGCCTATGGCAATGGCGGTTGCAACCACTGGTTTGCACCGTACACCCTGGACGGCAACACGCTCACCTTCGGCACGCTGGGCAGCACCCGCAAGCTGTGCGGCGAAGCCTTGATGGAGCAGGAAAACCGCTTCTTCCAGGCCCTGCGAGGCGTGCAGCGCTGGGACATCTCGCCGATCGAACAGACACGGTTCTGGCCGGCCGAGGGCAAGCCGATTCGCTTGTGGCTTGAAGAAGGCTGA
- the wrbA gene encoding NAD(P)H:quinone oxidoreductase — translation MTTAYVLVLYYSRNGSVSEMARQIARGIEQGGMEARLRTVPAISTECEAVAPSIPDEGALYASLDDLKHCSGLALGSPTRFGNMAAPLKYFLDGTSNLWLTGALVGKPAGVFTSTASLHGGQETTLMSMLLPLLHHGMLITGLPYSEQALLDTQGGGTPYGASHHSGPDGKRLLDQHEIALCRALGLRLATTATLLENGRGQKT, via the coding sequence GTGACCACTGCGTACGTGCTGGTGTTGTATTACAGCCGCAACGGCTCGGTCAGTGAAATGGCCCGGCAAATCGCCCGGGGCATCGAGCAAGGCGGGATGGAAGCGCGCCTGCGTACCGTGCCGGCGATCTCCACCGAGTGTGAAGCCGTGGCGCCGAGCATTCCGGACGAAGGCGCGTTGTATGCGAGCCTCGACGACCTCAAGCACTGCTCGGGCCTGGCCCTGGGCAGCCCGACACGTTTCGGCAACATGGCCGCGCCGCTCAAGTACTTCCTCGACGGCACCAGCAACCTGTGGCTCACCGGCGCGCTGGTCGGCAAGCCGGCCGGGGTGTTTACGTCCACCGCCAGCCTGCACGGCGGCCAGGAAACCACACTGATGTCGATGCTGTTGCCGTTGTTGCACCACGGCATGCTGATTACCGGCCTGCCCTACAGCGAACAAGCCTTGCTCGACACCCAAGGCGGCGGCACGCCGTATGGCGCCAGCCACCATTCCGGGCCAGACGGCAAGCGCCTGCTCGATCAACATGAAATCGCGCTGTGCCGGGCCTTGGGCCTGCGCCTGGCCACCACCGCCACGCTGCTGGAGAACGGCCGTGGCCAGAAAACCTAA
- a CDS encoding Yip1 family protein — MIHHVVGLFTHPDQEWREIRGDKEESIGHMYFTHTLILAAIPAISAFIGTTQVGWVIGNRAPVMLTQESALWMTIMSYAAMLGGVAVMGAFIHWMARTYDASPSMARCVAFATYTATPLFIGGLAALYPHMWLGMVVGTAAICYTVYLLYVGLPTFMNIDPDEGFLFSSSVLAVGLVVLVAIMAFTVIVWGLGVGPIYTN; from the coding sequence ATGATCCATCACGTCGTGGGGCTGTTTACCCATCCCGACCAGGAATGGCGGGAAATCCGTGGCGATAAAGAAGAAAGCATCGGCCACATGTACTTCACTCACACCCTGATTCTCGCGGCGATCCCCGCGATTTCAGCGTTTATCGGCACCACCCAGGTCGGCTGGGTCATCGGCAACCGCGCGCCGGTGATGCTGACCCAGGAAAGCGCGTTATGGATGACCATCATGTCGTACGCGGCCATGCTCGGCGGCGTGGCGGTGATGGGCGCCTTCATTCATTGGATGGCGCGCACCTATGATGCCAGCCCCAGCATGGCGCGCTGCGTGGCCTTTGCCACCTACACCGCCACGCCACTGTTTATCGGCGGGCTGGCCGCGCTGTACCCGCATATGTGGCTGGGCATGGTCGTGGGCACGGCGGCGATCTGCTACACGGTGTACCTGCTGTATGTAGGGTTGCCGACCTTCATGAACATCGATCCGGACGAAGGCTTTCTGTTTTCCAGCTCGGTGCTGGCTGTAGGCCTTGTGGTGCTGGTAGCGATCATGGCGTTCACCGTGATCGTCTGGGGCCTGGGCGTAGGCCCGATTTATACCAACTGA